The genomic segment TTGACAAATGTGTGGTTTATGAATGGAAATACATAACTTGATTAAAAGGCAAGTTGTAGGCACTTTTTTAGTAGCATTTAAGAGGTTTAGACTTCATCTGGTTGGCAAtatggggaagagagagatgatATTTTAGCAGGAAAATGTTAATGTAAATGCTATAATTTGGAAATCTTAAAATGGTTGTCTTGATGCATCTGGAGATGGAGAGCCAACTAGTTAAGTGCCATGTGATCTCATGgagttttccaatttattttgtcacttccatttttctcatcttaaCCACAAAGATAAGCTAAGGGCTataaatgtttttgagatttcaCCCAGAATTCACAATTAAATTTAACATGGAGGAAAGTACTAATGTCCAGGTATAAACAGTTCAGTTCACAAGGTCTACTGAGTACAAAAGAGACGGTGATTGAAAACAGATAATGTACATGGCATTCAATACTCCTATGAACACTGTGGTCTTTGCTTTATGCACACATGGAGtgtcccatgcacaagtttctcttctttctcctctctggtgATGTCTTTGGTAATCTAAAGAGCCCACAGAACCAGCCAGTGACTCATTGAGGTAGAGGAGCAAGGTGGTCTGCCTAATAGTCACACTAACTGAGAAGGAAGGATGTGGGTGACCATTCTCTTCTCCACTTTGGAGTATAGAACCCTGAACTTGAAGTTGGATGACTTGGGTTGGAATGCTGTTTTTACTGTTTGCTGCCAAGTGACTTTGGGCAAAGCAGTTCTTTTTTGTGGAActttcagctgtaaaatggtgatgataACATCTACTTGTTGTGATAATTATAGAAAGATAATGTAGTATCATGCAACTTCATTTACTTCTTACATCATCAGCCCATGGATTGTACAGAGCAGGCATTACtgccattttatagttgaggtaACTTTGACATGAAGGAGGCCTCTTTCTTCAGATCACTCTGATGGGAATGAGATGCAAATCCAGGTCCTCTGACCTAATGACCTTTCTACCATTCTTTCCACCAAATTCCGTGGTATCATTCCCAAGCAGCATTACAGTAGCCTAAAAACAGACCTTGATGCCTCGTGAATAACATTTGGTTGGTTTCCGTGAGGATCTAACACTTGCTGAAGATAATATGAGATTGCAGGGATTAAACATGGATGTTTAACTAATAAGAATCATTTCAATTATGTGGTCATTGGAAGCAAAACAAAGGAATCACCTCTTAGACCACTTTCCTGCTGTAATCATCATGCTTAGAGTTGAGGTCTTCAATAAAGTAGCATCTAAAATACTGATCTGGtatatttcttttggatttataACATACCTCAGCAATatgtgaatgaaataaaaatcaagtgtTCTTTGTTGTATGATGGGTCCCCGTAATCACAGTATATGCAGTGGAACCAAGTGCTCTAAGCAAGATGAAGCAGATGTAATTACCAGGACATTTCTGATGTAACCAAGCAAGCCAAAGTGTTACCTGACACCACGTGGATGAGATTGAACGCAGCAGCCAGGGGTTCAGTCCACTCCTCCACAAAGCTGAAGAAGAGCCGGTCAATGTGGAATGGGGCCCAACAGAGAGCAAACACTAAGACTAAGACAACTGGAAAAGGATGATGAATGAGAGAGCAAAAGACAGTCAAAGCAAGGATAGGTGTGCAATGCCCACTCTGAGTCCATCCATTCCTTCTAACATTCCTccccccatctttctttttttttttttaataaatcttttattttttttttaagattttatttatttgacagagatcacaggtaggcagagaggcaggcagagagagaggggggaggcagggtccctgccgaacagagagcccaatgcggggctccatcccaggaccctgagatcatgacctgagctgaaggcagaggctttaacccactaagccacccaggtgcccccctgccATCTTTCTTAAGCTATCATTATAATTGACCATCTAGATCTTAAGGAGCCTTTACATAGAATATTTGCACATGGGAATGAGCTATATAGGATTTATGTACAAGATTTCTTGTATAAGTTTAACTTGGAACACTTAAAATAGTATTGCCTTTATTCGAAGTTCTGAAAACATTATATTGTGGAAAATATGTTACAAGAAGATTGTTGGAACCATGTAAACTGGTGATAGAAATATAGTGATTGGGTTCAAGCAGTTGGCGTTTTTTAAAGTCATAGATTAACAACAAACTATTAATGTAGGATGTGGTAAAACGTTGTATGGTTTTATATTGTTCCTCTGGAAATAATTAGAAACTTCTGTGAATTCAGTCATTCTGtaaggggtgggagggacagaaagaaagggaagaatcaTGAGCATAATATTGCTTTACAAGCATCTTTTCATTGGGATGGGGatatatctattatattataactttttagagtacaggtttccttctaatttcttcttttttctttttaaataattatagatgCACAGAAATATACTACTGCccagtttttttattttcagctccCCAGGCAGATATTAGTTTCTCTTTGGGGCATTCAGTCTTcaccaatataaatatatttttttctcttctgaagttataaaatacttttatttcccaAGACATGATGCTTGAAATTTGCCTCAGAACAACTTTGTAGGGGCTAAGGGAGAGATAGGAatatagatgaaacaagattagCTATGAGTTGATAATGATTGAAGCTGAGTGATGGGTACATACATGGGTGTTTATTTTACAATTCTCTGAATTTGTGAGTACAATTGAAGTTTCCATAGTAAATGGTACATATATTTTCTGTTGGCAGTAACATATTCAGAGTAAGTGGTCTGTCTGTGTGGTATAGTTCCAAGAATATCTGAAAGATCTTCTGAATTTACCCCCCGGGGAAAAGTCCCTAATCTATTTTAACTAAAAACACTAATTAAATTTTTACCTAAGGGAATAATAGTATACTGCCTACTATTCCCTTTAGTTAAAAATTTAATTAGTGTTGGCCCTCAGTGGGGTCAGcaggttaagtgtccagctcttgatttcagctcaggttgtgaattcgtgatcttggggtcaggagattgagcccctcatcgctCAGCAGGGTCTGTTCtggattatttctctctctcctccctccgcccccccaccatgctctctttctctctcttgaataaataaataaatcttttttaaaaaatgtagttacTGTTAAAATTGAACACTCCATCCCCCAaagacaaataaattctttactGTATATTTTATCACTGTGACTTGAATGTGagtgcacttctttttttttttttttcaagattttatttatttatttgacagagagagatcacaagtagacagagaggcaggcagagagagagagaggaggaagcaggctccccgctgagcagagagctggatgtggggctctatcccaggaccccgagatcatgacccgagccgaaggcagaggcctcaacccactgagccacccaggcgcccctgtgagtGCACTTCAAGTCTTTTTGTAAGAGCAGATTTGGGTCaaggaaaaaggggagggggagataaTGAAGACATGAGATTTCTCAATAGGGAAAGTCAAATGCCAACAGGGGCTAAATAATTTCCAGGAAGATGACTATTAGACAAACTTTAGTGactttgcagtttttttttgtttgtttgttcataaACCCCACATAGTTACAGTGAGTGATTTATATGAATATTAGCCTGAAGGATTTGTTTCTTCCAAACCTTAGGTTTCGACTTGGGAAATTTATTATAAATCTCCTTTTTCATCAATATCTCTCATACCCTAGTGTAGGATCATATATTTGTAACATTCTTTTGGGAGACTGTTGATCAGTTCCTGGGTTTTAAAACATCTCTATGCAAAAAAAGAGTGTACTGTTTGTGTAAAATGATACAATGTTATAGGCAGGCTGATGGCTTAGAGTTACTCTTGGCCAGATGTTCTTAAGTGTGGAATTAAGGGATCCCAGGGAGTCCAAGGATGGGTGTCAGGAGGCACAGGATCCCCTGAAATGGATGcaaaatattttgtgtatgtgtatttgcaCATTTTCTAAGTGTAGAGTTCATAGCTTTcatcatagtttaaaaaaaaaaaacaaactcgtaactcaaaataggttaaaaatcacctactcattttattttatttttaaggcttatttattttagagagagaggcaggggaggggcaaaggggcagagagagagagagagagagaatcctttctgagcacagagccaacgagggctcaatcttaggaccagagccaaaaccgAGTGTCTGACTCTAAACTGACTGATCCACCTAGCCCCGCCCCCCGCACCTGCTCattttagagaggaaaagaaatgctCGCAACCGCAGAGAGCAAGATTTACAGAGTGAGATTTACTGAATACCCCACAGAGTGTATTCCAGTGATGCAATTTTGTGTATTGTTTGAGggttaaaaactaaaatagaaacaAGACAGACAGGTCCTAGAAGCTTGAGAAAACCAAGGTTTCGATGTTGTGGTTCAGGAGTATTTTGATTCTGATCCCAACAGCACTTTCTCAGTACAAAATCCATGTCCTTTGCTTtcacaaaccaaccaaccaagcccCGAAAAAAGTGGAAGACTTACACAGCATTTTGGTGACGGATTTTCTGGCAGGTCTTTGAATATTTGCAGCTGCTTCATCTGCCCCAAGGAGGTGGTCTTTCTTTAGCTGCAAGGGAAGTGGAAAAAGATACCAAGGGAAGGAAACATTGTTTCCTTCTGACCAAATCCTGGAAGTGTTAATTCTAACACTTATTTTGCAGACAAAAATCTGGGACTTAAAGAACTATAAGAATTTGCCAAACGTTTAATAAGTTGGAGGTGAAGTTGGATTCAAGTCATCTAACTCAACTGGACCGATGGTTGTGGCTACATTATAAAGCTACCATGTATCACATGCTATTCTATAAAACCTTACTTATGTAGCATATTAATAGGTATTCCATAAAAAGTATGACATCTAAAGTTGAAAATGTTAGGTAgcctttttcatttattcattcaatgatTATTAGCATGGAACCCTCTGCTATAGAGTAGGTAGacagtagaaaacaaaaatggatattttttctgtttcataaagtttatagtttttattatggGTCCTCTCAGATCCTTTAATGCGCTTGATGGACACTATGAACATCTTCATGGGGGTTTGTGTATCagccttccccatccccaccttcCACACCCCATTTATCTCCTCACCCTTCCAGCTTCAAGGGAGACAGTGCTTCTTTGCCTCAACAATATTCCCTCTGACCCAGTCCTTTTCAGTGGAATACCTAGTACATCTTGAGGAGCACAATTTGGGAATATCTGTGTTACTAATATTACTGATAAGAGTGCCTATGTTTCTGAGTTTAGATGTTAAAGAATACTCATCCTGTTGTAAGATGTGGTGATCCTTAGAGAagtttctaaaatttcaaatattaacacTACCTGTGCATGCAATTTTCCCTACCCTGTTCAAGTCCCATCTACTCTAGAAGACTCTGGTGGCCACTGGAGctcattttcctctccttcctctgaactCCCATAGCACTGAAGATCTGCATCATTCACTTAGctgtagaatttttttctctttaattcacATAATTTTAGTTTGGGGGGATATACAGCCAGAGAAAGGAAGCTTTAAGGACTCATGATAAATTACTATCAAATATCTAGAAGGTAGTATAGTATATAGTTGTGACTGATTCTCTAACatttattctcttcttctcctaCTAACGGTATCCTGATTTTCCTTTAGAGAATTTAGTCCTTCTGCATTGTTAGTCGTTAATTTAGATGGAAATGATCCCATCTCCAGCTCCAGATTCAGTCCTTGAATAATGTAACTACTAACCTTCATTCACAGTGACTGCATAATTGGAATCAAAGATATTTCAGATGCTTGCTTGTACTTCTAGGAATGGAACTTTTGATTCTCTTTCATTGAGAGCCTTCTTGTTTTCTGCATGTGAGTTCTGGAATACAAGagctattttttcccccaccatGAGGAAAGTGCTTGGAGCCACCAATAGCCTACTGTGACGATCTTGAGGTTGAAATCAACAGTatagaaagaagagcaaagaaacagaaataaagctaGGTCTTTGAGAACATTGTGTGTTTTATGGAATTAATCTTCATCAAAAGCCAGCTCTACCTCTTAGCTTTTCAGGTGTATACTTCCTATCACATGTTGCCAGATTGAGTTGGGGTTCCTTCCTTAACACTGTAGAAAGTTCTGAAACACTGATCAAGGGCATTAGGTGGAAGGAAAGTTCAACTTACTCTATATAATCTTGGGTAGATTAGGATCAGTTTATTGGAAGATATATTCcaattcaagattaaaaaaaagagagagagagagagattggtgtGGTTATGTGCAGCAGTAGAACAAACTTCTCTAATCAGTGAGCTTCCTGGGCTGGAGGCATTTTTACAGGATGCTTTAgagaaagtatttaaaatcaaataagacTTGGACTGGAGGCTCATTAAAAGTTGCCTCCAAAGCTCAACAAAAAAATATCCTGTCTCTAACAAACACATAAGCTCCTAAAAATCAGATAGTGCATGGTTCTACATGCTTCAGGACTCGTGTGGTCCTAAAGCATCCACTTGGATGATTAACAAAGCTGACCCTCTGTCTCTGAATATATTGATGCTCTCAACATACACCTGTGTCTTCACAAAGTGAGGGATTAAATTTTCTGTGAGATTTGACCCTTCAGAGGTCACCTAGaacttggaaagaaagaagggaaaatactGTGCAGTTATTAGGAAGAGATGGGAGGAAACTGAAGATAAGAGGTTATAAACTTAATGGTGAAACAATAATACGGGTAGATTTTAGTGTGTGGCACGTGATACTCAGTAAGTTATATATTACTATTGTTATCCTGGTTTTCGTCCTCTTACTTGAAAGACATcataaaaactgaattttgatGAAAcagggttatttatttatgtctgtgTGTCCAGTCATGGATTACTGAGTCCCTTACAGAAATTCTCCTCTTGGCACTGCTCACCCATAAGTAGCACTTGTTTGAGACAAAGAAGCAGCCAGAAGcagagataaacaaacaaacaaacaaaacaaaaccaaaaatccctGCCCTGTTGTTAAGGTAAGAGTAATAAATCAAAGTGCAAATCTTACTAACTCATCGTCAATTAAATCTACTGAAGGTTCCAATTGTttcataccatttttaaaaatttgtcattgTCACAAGATACTTATCCCAGTATTTGATTTCAGTCCAAAATTAAGAACAATGAGAAACTACTGGGACCTCTTAGTCCCTTCTGTGGGTGGGTTTAACAGTATTCTTTGGTAATTTCTCTACTTCAAGAAACAATTTCCTTAAATCAAACATAAAGTGAACAGTTCATACAGTTCTTTCACGAACAGGCTTTCTGTACAGTGTAGTttgcaatgaaaagaaaattataaatgtgttAATCATTGCTTACTTTTCAGCTTCTGTAGGTTTTAGTGATACAACTAGCCAGAGGGAAAGAGTGAAAAACTGAGTATTTATGCATCATATACATTATTTCAACAGAATCTGAAGGAGGCAATGTAGTAGAATAGAATCCAAACAATTTGTCTAACCAACATTTAATACTGCTTAAGTTTGGacacttttatttcccttcagaTGTTTAGCAAAATAGATATTCACTAAGTATTCTACCCacttctgaattttcattttaaaagtgaagatatggggcacctgggtggctcagtgagttaacctctgcattcagctcaggtgatgatctcagggtcctgggatcaagccccgaattgggctctctgcttagtggggagcctgcttccccctctctctctgcctacttgtgatctctctctctctgtcaaataagtaaataaaatcttttttaaaaaagtgaagataCAAAACGAGTGAAAAATTGTGGTTACTGTATAGGAGGCTCAGAGGCCTTCCTATCCCATGTTCCTTAGTTGTGTAAGATAAAAGGTGAGGGGCGAGGTCAATGGGTCTGAATCAGGTTGATATATTATGCTGATCAGTTGCTCATATGATGATAATCATTCCAGCAGATGTTCGTTTATGTGGTGTGTGGAGACTAAGCTTCAGAATACCAAAATATAATCCTAGCTGTTGTGTAAATATGTCTACAATCTGAATGAAATctgtttatttgggaaaaaaatgagtgcAACTCTGTCTGGCATGGCTGGATTTTGCAGCAATTCATAATCCATCTTCCTCAGTTCAAGTGTTAAGGCTGCATGCAGAATTACAACTACTAGATGAGAGCTCCAAAAGAACTTcctctcagagagaaggaaattctgGGGTTGTCTGTTTGCTATCTCTAACATGTTCTAAACGTAGAGAGCATCTCAGTGGCTACTCGTGTCCTGAATGCTCAGCTTTGAGCACATATATGCCCCCCCCTTCTTCTTTGGTCTTGTGGTTTCATCAGgcttagttttttgttgttgtttttccttttctttcctttttttttcttttttctttctttctttcttttcttttcttttctctttctttttttttttttttttttttgccttctgaaGGCAGTGAGTACCAAAGTCAAAGTCAATCATAACTTTAGATTTGCCAAGGGAGCCAATAACTTAATAATCATCAGATTTGCTTAGCCTCTTTTAAATCTCTTAGATCAAAAAGCTCtctaaaataatgtttctaaTTCTCTTTCGAAGGTTGAAAAGCTGGAGTctagcaataaaagaaataatttaacttcattcactcattcattcattcagcttaCAGTCTATTTGGAGAAAACAAATTAAGGAACCCACAAATATAGAATTTTAAGTTGTAAGAAATGTGGTGAGGAAAATCACCAGGAATCATAGCACATACACAGGGACCAGATGCAgctagagagtcaggcagagctTCACAAAGAAAGTGTGGATGAAGTATGATTGAAAGGATAAATTAGAGTTAGAAAAGCAAAAGGGATTGTGCTGGTCAGCAGTAGGAACAATTCAGGCAATGATATAGCAAAAGTTACAacatgtgcaaagaccctgaggccaaTGCCATAGACTAGGACCTATTTCTCCTGACTTTTAGTCTACAGATCTTTAGATTCTTCTAGCAGTGACTTACTAAGCAGATAATTCCTTCCCTGATGTCCTCTGGGTAACAGTTTATCCTTCCTGAGAACAGGAATTTTATATGTTGCACTATACACATAAAGCAAACTAGGTAGTTTCTAAGCTGTTTTCTGAGTTGTTCCTTAGCTCCTAATAAAAGGTGGCTATAGGTTCATGACaataaaacaaagtgaaacaCAAAGTAATtggttgggggtaggggatgCATGTTTCCTACTCCAAGTTAAATGCTTCTTCCAAATTGACCCAAGATTAATGATTGTTTGGTGTTGGACAAAATGGTATTGGTCAGTTTGGGTAGAGATTTCTCATAGGGCTGTTGATATTTGGAATCATGCAGAAGTCCTTTTCCTCCAGTGATATACACAGGACATTCTAAGATACTGCAAGCTAGTCTGGGGTGGCATGTGTCTCTCAATGTAGAGGGACCAGCCCTCCAAGAGGAGATTGGCAAAACTCTCTGCCTGATTAAATTTACTCCTTTGTCCAGACATCTGTGGTTCTTGGAACTTGTTCTTCCTACTTGGATTCTGCTGCTCACCTTAGGCACAGCAGATATGGAAAAGGACCATTGTGGGGCACTCATTTCTGACGTTCGCCTTTTTCTGAGGTGGGAGTACATTAATTGTCAGAGAATACATGGTAGCAGAGCCATCTTGAAGCAGATGATGTGAATGtgatatttgctttgttttcccttcATTTATAATCCACGTTGCTCCTGCTCAcagatattttattcctttttttaagttatcaCAGACTGTTAGAGCTATCAGGAGCCTTAGGTATAATCTAATGtgaccttttcattttataaatgtgaaaagtAACTCCAGGAGAGAATTGTGTGGCTTGCCTGAAAGTGTATTTTATGTGAGCTTTCGACCTGGGACTCTAAATGGTCCCAAGACTGTTTCCTACACAAGCTGCCTCCTTAAATGGGCATAAAGCTGTCACAGTTAGATTTCATCTCTATGAATTTGGATGCAGACTATACCAGGACAGGAATTATATAGATGTACTACTACCTCACCAAAAGTAGTTTCTCTCAGCTAATTTAGATcctaaaaaggggggaaaatcagTTTACCATCCTGAGTACAGGAACCTCTAATTATTAGGTATATTGCAAACTAAGTGATAGTTTTTCATTCATCTCAGCTGTcatttattcccattttcttctgCTCTAATGTGTCTGTTCACATCCTGTCCCTCAATTTCCACCCGGTCAAGAGAAATCCAGGTTGGTCCCCCTTAAGccatatttttgcattttagcCTGATAGTTCAACCAAAGTGTCAAAGCAACCATAAGGGACAGTCTGACTTTAAAACTGCAAGTCTGTCTTGGAGTAGAAGACAGACAGAGATGGCTTATGTTATACTCTGACCAAGTTGGTCCAGAGGAAAATTCAATACAGGCAGTAGATGGGGGCTGGAGACAACAAGCTGTGGAATGTTCCCTCCAGGAGTGGCCACCTTGCACTGTTTAAAATGAGGCTccacctcagacctactgaatcagaatttcccAGGGGGAGGGGTCTGCACTTTGAATCCCAGGGTAAGATTTCTAGGTGACTGGTAGGAACTCCTAGGTTTGAAAGCCGCAGGCATAAAGGAAGAGTAATGCAAGGTGACTTAAAGGAAATGGTTTATAGTTGTGGTAGGATTCGCCTAATTTTGAGGCTAGTCCTTTAACTTCTGCTTCCCCTCTAAGctcattctatttttctctatACTTCCAATTCTGAATTTTTCCAGTTCTCAATTTTTCCTCTGAACTTTGAATCATGAGAGAAGGGATGCTGCCCTAAGCCAGCGAGCTTGGATACTCACTTTGAGCCCCATGAGGTAGTAGAGGACACTGATGACAATCATAGGGAGGatgtagaagaggaaggaagtgacCTGGATGATGAAATTGTAGATCCATATGGGCTTGATGACTGCACAGGTGGCAGAGCCTGGGACCAAGGACCCATTGGGGAAGTAGTGGACCTTGATGCCGTGAATGCTGGTGttgggcagagagaagagaacagagaagccCCAGACGATGCCGAGGATCCTGAGAGCCCGCCGCCGGGTGCACTTCATCTTGGCGCGGAACGGGTGGAGGATGGCCACATAGCGCTCCACGCTCACGGTGGTGACGCTGAGGATGGAGGCAAAGCACACCGTCTCAAAGAGGGCCGTCCTGAAGTAGCAGCCCACGAGCCCAAGCAGGAAGGGGTAGTTGCGCCACATCTCGTAGACTTCCAGGGGCATCCCAAGGAGCAGGACCAAGAGGTCGGAGACAGCCAGGCTGAAGAGGTAGTAGTTGGTGGGTGTCTTCATAGTCTGGTGCCGAATAATCACCAGGCACACAAGGAAATTGCCAACGACCCCCACTATAAAAATCAGGGCATACACTGCAGTCACTGGGAAGAAGAATTGGCTGCGGGGAGGCCCGTAGAGGAAGGCCAGATAGTCCTCGCTGCTGTTCAGGTATTTCTCCGATGGGTCTTCCAGTTCCTGCTGGTGGATCCAGGAATCATTCTTGTGTTTTTCCATCACTGACACTAAAATGCAAGACCTGAGACTCCTCTGATAATCAGCGTGTGTCCCAGGCTGagccagaaaagaaagagaaagcaggcaggAAAGCACAGACTCTGGGGAAAGAGGATGGGAGAGCGTGAGCACTTCAGTAAGGTTGGGCTGTTCAGATCCGGAGGATCCCTTTTGAAGAGCGAGAGACCCCGCCCCTCCACAAGCTGTGGCCCAATGAGTGTGTCAGATGCTTAGCAAGAGGAAGGCTGGGTCTGTGAGCTGGCTTggaagcagagagctggagaggagagggagacattTCTCTGAATTGGAAGGAGCAGGGAAAACAGCTGACACAAACAGGGATACTCTACCTTGAATAAGCTGTGGGCATTTTGAGCAGTGCATTTTGCAGAGTCCTGGGAATCtgggtggaaatgcaaattaaagttgCAGGGTCTTGGGCAGGAGAGTACAAGTTTCCATTGATCCTTGTCACCTGCACAGCATGACAAAAAAGGGAGATCAATAGATTTCTCGAGTTATCTTGTTCCGTTGGAAATTCAGGGCTTACTGGGGAAAGCATGATCAATGTGACTTTTTCAGTTCGACTCTAGCCACAATAGAATCCAAAGCCTGAACAAACACATGCACATCATCTAGCCCTGCCTGCTGTCTGTCACTTCAGAGTCTTTGGGTAGTGCCTTGCTATCCTAACAGGCCCTGGGGTTTAAAATCAGTCCCATTCGTAGAAATCCTGTAAGACACTGGGAATGTCACTCAAACTCTGCCAGcctcatttccttatctgtgaattATAGATTCATTCACTctatttcattcaacaaatggttcttGAGGATTTACCATGTATCGGGCAATGTTCTAGGCTTTGTAGAAGCATCAGTGAACAAGCCAGACAAAAATCTCCGTCACTTGGTATTTTTCTTACAATAGGgaattcttaaaatatacaaGCAAACTAGTAAATTCATAATATGATTAAAGATAATAATTTGTGTTGTGAGGGGAAAAGGTACGGGATGATACAAAGGTAAGGCTGGAGGTGTTCTTTTATCAAAGGTGGTCAAAGAAATCTTACATCAGGAGATGTTTTTACTGAGGTCTGAATGATGAAAAGTCAGTCATAATGGAGCTAAGGGAAGTGCATTCACAGCAAAAGTAATAGCCAGTGCAAAAGTCCTGAGGCAGTCACAAGCCTGATGCATTTCAGAAACATCAGGAAGACAAATGTAGATGGGACTTAATGAGTGGACAGGAGGATATGAGTGATTAGCTTGAAGTGACTGG from the Mustela nigripes isolate SB6536 chromosome 12, MUSNIG.SB6536, whole genome shotgun sequence genome contains:
- the NMUR2 gene encoding neuromedin-U receptor 2, with amino-acid sequence MEKHKNDSWIHQQELEDPSEKYLNSSEDYLAFLYGPPRSQFFFPVTAVYALIFIVGVVGNFLVCLVIIRHQTMKTPTNYYLFSLAVSDLLVLLLGMPLEVYEMWRNYPFLLGLVGCYFRTALFETVCFASILSVTTVSVERYVAILHPFRAKMKCTRRRALRILGIVWGFSVLFSLPNTSIHGIKVHYFPNGSLVPGSATCAVIKPIWIYNFIIQVTSFLFYILPMIVISVLYYLMGLKLKKDHLLGADEAAANIQRPARKSVTKMLFVLVLVFALCWAPFHIDRLFFSFVEEWTEPLAAAFNLIHVVSGVFFYLSSAVNPIIYNLLSRRFRTAFWNVISPCKQGHSQHHAQGPPAQRNIFLTECPLVDLTEDAGPQFPCQLSISSSHLPTTLCTGQVP